In the Gossypium raimondii isolate GPD5lz chromosome 9, ASM2569854v1, whole genome shotgun sequence genome, one interval contains:
- the LOC105799566 gene encoding carbon catabolite repressor protein 4 homolog 1, with protein MLSVLRVHLPSDIPIVGCELTPYLLLRRPDKTVTTDDVPESAPLDGHFLRYKWYRIQSDRKVAVCSVHPSEQATLQCLGCVKAKIPVAKSYHCSPKCFSDAWQHHRVLHDHAASSVNENGNEEEEIFGRFNSTGSGVVNATLTGSASSASLTNGSTSLYPAAVTQRSGGETWFEVGRSKTYTPSADDIGHVLKFECVVVDMETKLPVGHPNTILTSRVIPAPSPIPRRLIPVSGTDMMGQLDSDGRISSSGTFTVLSYNILSDTYASSELYSYCPSWALSWPYRRQNLLREIVGYRADIVCLQEVQNDHFEEFFAPELDKHGYQALYKRKTNEVYGGNIHTIDGCATFFRRDRFSHVKKYEVEFNKAAQSLTEVAVQTTQKKAALNRLVKDNVALIVVLEAKFSNQGADNPGKRQLLCVANTHVNVPPELKDVKIWQVHTLLKGLEKIAASADIPMLVCGDFNSVPGSAPHLLLAMGKVDPLHPELLVDPLAILRPHSKLTHQLPLVSAYSPFARGVGLGLEHQRRKMDITTNEPLFTNCTRDFIGTLDYIFYTADSLTVEALLELLDEDSLRKDTALPSPEWSSDHIALLAEFRFQTRPRR; from the exons ATGCTGAGCGTGCTACGGGTGCACCTCCCTTCTGATATACCAATTGTTGGCTGCGAGCTCACGCCTTACTTGCTTTTACGCAGACCCGACAAGACCGTTACCACCGATGACGTGCCTGAGTCGGCCCCTCTTGATGGTCACTTCTTGAGGTACAAGTG GTATCGCATACAAAGTGATAGAAAAGTTGCTGTCTGTAGTGTCCATCCCTCTGAGCAAGCCACATTGCAGTGCCTAGGTTGTGTGAAGGCTAAAATACCTGTTGCTAAAAGTTACCATTGCTCTCCAAAGTGCTTCTCAGATGCATGGCAGCATCACCGTGTTCTGCATGACCATGCTGCTAGTTCtgtaaatgaaaatggaaatgaggAAGAAGAGATATTTGGCCGTTTCAATAGCACAGGGTCTGGAGTTGTTAATGCTACCTTAACTGGTTCAGCTTCAAGCGCTAGCTTGACAAATGGTTCTACATCTCTGTATCCTGCTGCAGTTACACAGAGGAGTGGTGGTGAAACCTGGTTTGAAGTTGGACGCTCTAAAACATATACACCCTCAGCAGATGATATTGGCCATGTTCTCAAGTTTGAGTGTGTTGTTGTTGATATGGAAACAAAACTACCTGTTGGACATCCCAATACTATTTTGACATCTCGTGTTATTCCTGCACCTTCCCCTATTCCTCGGCGCTTGATCCCAGTAAGCGGAACTGATATGATGGGGCAGCTTGATTCAGATGGCCGTATTTCATCTTCTGGAACTTTTACTGTTCTGTCTTACAACATATTGTCTGACACATATGCCAGCAGTGAGTTATACAGTTATTGTCCTTCATGGGCTCTTTCTTGGCCATACCGCAGACAGAATTTGTTGCGAGAAATTGTTGGTTATCGTGCAGACATTGTTTGTCTTCAAGAG GTGCAAAATGACCATTTCGAGGAATTTTTCGCCCCTGAGCTGGACAAACATGGGTATCAAGCTTTATACAAGAGGAAGACAAATGAG GTTTATGGTGGAAATATCCATACAATTGACGGCTGTGCTACTTTTTTCCGTAGAGATAGGTTTTCCCATGTCAAAAAATATGAG GTTGAATTTAATAAGGCTGCTCAATCCTTGACTGAGGTTGCAGTTCAAACTACTCAGAAGAAAGCTGCTTTAAATCGTTTGGTTAAG GATAATGTTGCCTTAATTGTGGTTCTGGAAGCAAAGTTTAGTAATCAGGGAGCTGACAATCCTGGGAAGCGACAGCTTCTTTGTGTG GCAAATACACATGTAAATGTTCCACCAGAGTTAAAGGATGTCAAAATCTGGCag GTGCATACCCTCTTGAAGGGATTGGAGAAAATAGCTGCAAGTGCAGACATTCCAATGTTGGTGTGTGGGGATTTTAATTCAGTTCCTGGGAG TGCTCCCCATTTACTTCTTGCTATGGGAAAGGTAGATCCACTGCATCCAGAATTATTGGTAGATCCTCTTGCGATTTTGCGTCCTCACAGCAAGTTGACTCATCAGTTGCCACTG GTTAGTGCCTACTCACCCTTTGCGAGAGGTGTTGGTCTTGGTTTGGAACATCAGAGAAGAAAAATGGACATCACAACTAATGAACCTTTATTCACAAATTGCACAAGAGATTTTATTGGCACCCTGGATTACATATTCTACACCG CGGATTCTTTAACAGTGGAGGCATTATTGGAACTCTTGGATGAGGATAGCTTGAGGAAAGACACTGCCCTTCCTTCTCCAGAGTGGTCCTCTGATCATATAGCACTGTTAGCTGAATTCCGGTTCCAGACAAGGCCTAGACGTTAA